DNA from Flavobacterium aestivum:
TCTTTACTTACAATCGTTTTCGATTTACCAATTTTACATATACTTTGATTTTGATTCATTGTATCATTCTTTTCATTGGTGGACATTACACCTATGCAGAAGTTCCTTTTTTTGATTATATCAGAGAGATATTTCATCAAAGCAGAAATAATTATGATAAGGTTGGTCATTTTATGCAAGGCTTTGTACCATCAATGATTATCAGAGAACTATTTGTTCGAAAAAATGTAATTGCAAATCAGAGCTTTTTCAATTTTATAATCGTTTCAATATGTTTAGCAATTAGTGCTGCTTATGAATGGATTGAATGGTGGGTTTCTATTTCTACCGGAGAAGGTGGAGATGCATTTTTAGGAACACAAGGATATGTTTGGGATACTCAATCCGATATGCTGTTTGCTACGATCGGGGCCATTGTCGCTTTATTACTATTTTCAAAAGTACAAGACAATCAGCTTATAAAAATATAGAGGATTATAATACACACAAAAAAAAAAGCATCATTATCTTCTTTATAATGGTGCTTTTTTTTGGTACTCCTTTACCTCTCCTGATTTATATGCGTCTTGTATCATTTAGCATTACTTCATTCCAACATAAGTTTTAGAATTGAATTTGCTTAACATCATAGAATTACTATTTATTATTTTAAAATCCAATGGACTGGTTTCGTTAGACTCATTATTCTCAGTAATCAATTCAAGTTCAGCGATTTCATCCTCTATACTTCTTCCTGTATAAATGGTATAATCTTCACTAGAAGTATTAAATTCAGTAATTAAATCTGATTGTACTATTACTTCTTTCATTGATTCCTCCAAGGCATTAAACTCCATTTCATCAGTATTTGTATACTCAATTATTTTATCATCTTCACTGATAACTTCCTTAACAGTTTTTCTGTTATCATATCTAATAACTGTATCAGGATTAAACGTTTCTGTATCGGCTTTTAGATATGGTTTTACAACTTTTCCTGGTTCATTTGATTCTAATACTATATCTGAATCAGATAAAACATTTCCTTGGTAGATTAGATCGCTTTTTACATTCGATGCATTACAAACATTAGATAAAGTTACTAATGTGATTCCTAAAACTAAGATTGAATTTTTCATGATAATTGATTTTTTGATTGTTGTTTGATTGCTGTTTTTTAAATGAATATTAAAATCATATAATAATATCCTATACAAATATACTGATAAAAAAAAGTATTATGTTTTACATAGTACTAAAATTTAACATTACATTAACTTTTTAAGCCAATTTACTGGGGTTTTTGAAAAGCAAAAAATAAACATAAACCGTAAACATTATGCAATAAATGAATAACCTTATAACATTACAGTCGTTTAAGACTTTACTCTATTGTCATGGAAAATTAAATCCATGCCATAAATAATTAATCATGTCCGTTCGTGATTAATTACAATTCCCTTACTTCTAGTCTTCAATTATGTTTACGTTCAACTCACATTATTAAGACTTACATTTCTATCAATTCTTTGGTTTACAACTACTATTTTTTATTTTTAATCTATAAGCTACTTACAAAACAAAATCATATTTATCTGTAAATTAATACGTTAATTAAGAATAGGCTTTATTGAAAAGATTTACTTTGAATAAAATTTTATACCTTTATATTGAAACCTAAAAATTATTTTTTGAAGAATAAAATAAATTTGATTAATTACAAATTCTTAAATTTAAACTTATGAAAGTCATCAAAAAAATTCTGTTTGGTTTGTTAGGAATCATTGCTTTTTTATTGTTGCTTGGACTATTTCTTCCTAAAAAATATACTGTAGAAAGAGAAATAATAATAGACTCACCAAAAGACAGTGTATTTAGCTATGTCAAATATTTAAAAAATCAAGATGATTTTAGTGTTTGGGCAAAAATGGATCCTGAAATGAAAAAAAAATTTACTGGAACCGATGGAACTGTTGGGGCAATTTCAGCTTGGGACAGTAAGGATAAAAATGTTGGAATTGGCGAACAAGAGATTACAAAAATAAAAGAAGGTGAACGAATTGATTTTGAGCTCCGCTTTAAAGTTCCATTTGAGTCTACAGACAATGCCTTTATGATAACTAAAGGTATTTCATCAAGCCAAACTAAAGTAATATGGGGATTTTGTGGCAATATGCCCTACCCTATGAATTTGATGTTACCTATTATGAATATGGAAGAAATGCTGGGCAAAGATTTAGAAAACGGGCTTAAAAACCTAAAATTTAACTTAGAGGAAAAATAATTAATTAACTTTCAAGATAACATCATCTTTATAGAAATCATCTTAGCAAATGAGTACAGAGAATAAAAAAAGGCATCATTTTTAAAATTGATGCCTTTTTTATTTGTTTTATGATTCTCTCAGAATTTGAGCTGCCTCTCTTGCGTTGGATAATTCGGCATATTTTAATGCTGTAAATCCATTTTCATCTTTATCATTAACATTTGCTCCTTTTGAAATTAGAATTCTAATTATATCTACTTTATTATAACGAGCTGCTATCATTAACGGACTCATCCCGTTTGATTTTTCATTTACATCAGCACCATATTCAATAAATTTTTTGACTACCTCAATATCTCCTTTGCTTATAGCAATACCAAGCGGAGTTAAACCAGTATAAAGTTTAACTATGCTTTTGTTATTAGACAATGACTCTGAATTTGATGCAAATGAAACATTTGCAAAAGCTATTAAAGCTACACCTAAATAAATGATTGATTTTTTCATAATGATTGATTTTGATTGATTGTATATATTTAATTAATTGTTCATGATTTGATTGATGATTTTTATTTTATACAAATTTTATGCAAATATATTGCTAAAAAAGGTATTATGCTTAATACAGTACGAAATTTAATATTTAATTAACTTTATCAATGTATATACTGACAAAATACTGTCTTTAAAAGAATAAATCTTAGCAAAACAGTAATTAACACTAAACAATAAGAACATCTATTTAAAATTAAAAAACTAAAAACAGTTAAATTAATAGACTCAAAACTTGCAGTTTTGTAACAGTACTTAACAAAACTTTAACTATTAAAAGTAAATTCAATACAACACAAAAATCTATTTAGAAATTTAATTTCTTAAAAAGCACATAAAATAAGACTTCACAGACTATTCTAATTAAATTACTAGTTATTAATCGTTTATGAATTTGATTAAAAAAAATCCGCAATTCATAATCATGAATTGCGGATTAACTAAACATCCGTAGATTGAATATTATTTGAATTATCTCTTAGCCAAATATGCCAAAACATTTTTTTCAATACGCTCATTAATATTTGAAATGTCAGCTTTTACAAACTTTTCACCAAGAATATTTTCATATAATTCTATATATCTTTCTGAAACTGATTCAATGTATTCATC
Protein-coding regions in this window:
- a CDS encoding DUF2238 domain-containing protein, which produces MKYISVLLIAFAITFLWSIINPKEGFTCFLEIIPAIIGFLILVFTYNRFRFTNFTYTLILIHCIILFIGGHYTYAEVPFFDYIREIFHQSRNNYDKVGHFMQGFVPSMIIRELFVRKNVIANQSFFNFIIVSICLAISAAYEWIEWWVSISTGEGGDAFLGTQGYVWDTQSDMLFATIGAIVALLLFSKVQDNQLIKI
- a CDS encoding SRPBCC family protein; translated protein: MKVIKKILFGLLGIIAFLLLLGLFLPKKYTVEREIIIDSPKDSVFSYVKYLKNQDDFSVWAKMDPEMKKKFTGTDGTVGAISAWDSKDKNVGIGEQEITKIKEGERIDFELRFKVPFESTDNAFMITKGISSSQTKVIWGFCGNMPYPMNLMLPIMNMEEMLGKDLENGLKNLKFNLEEK
- a CDS encoding ankyrin repeat domain-containing protein encodes the protein MKKSIIYLGVALIAFANVSFASNSESLSNNKSIVKLYTGLTPLGIAISKGDIEVVKKFIEYGADVNEKSNGMSPLMIAARYNKVDIIRILISKGANVNDKDENGFTALKYAELSNAREAAQILRES